In one window of Spartinivicinus marinus DNA:
- a CDS encoding TRAP transporter substrate-binding protein: protein MKRRDFVTALGIGAGAAALSACGKKESEDCAQQGIGEQAASKDVIHWKMVTTWPKNFPGLGTAPERFAKNVAKMSNGRLQIKVHGAGELVPALEAFSAVSAGTAQIGHGAAYYWKGKEPAAQFFAAVPFGLNAQEMNSWIHYGGGQQLWDEAYEQFNLKPFAGGNTGVQMAGWFRKKINSLEDLKGLKMRIPGLGGEVLKKLGGVPVNIPGGELFTALQTGTIDATEWVGPYNDLAFGLYKAAKYYYYPGWHEPGTTLEVIINKKALQELPEDLQAIVEQAIRASNQDMLDEYTARNNQALNTLVNEHKVELLKLPEDVLKQLHAVSNEVVQEVANTSEMTKKVYDSFTKFAEQSRAYHMISEQAFYETRTL, encoded by the coding sequence ATGAAACGACGCGACTTTGTAACTGCATTAGGTATTGGGGCTGGTGCTGCTGCACTATCTGCCTGTGGTAAAAAAGAATCTGAAGATTGCGCCCAACAAGGCATAGGCGAGCAGGCAGCCAGCAAAGATGTTATCCATTGGAAAATGGTAACTACATGGCCAAAAAACTTTCCTGGACTAGGTACAGCCCCAGAGCGCTTTGCTAAAAATGTCGCGAAAATGAGTAATGGGCGGCTGCAAATAAAAGTACATGGTGCGGGTGAGCTGGTTCCTGCCTTGGAAGCATTTAGTGCGGTATCAGCTGGCACAGCACAAATAGGCCATGGTGCTGCTTATTATTGGAAAGGCAAAGAACCTGCTGCACAGTTTTTTGCTGCTGTTCCCTTTGGTCTAAATGCCCAGGAAATGAATAGTTGGATTCACTATGGGGGTGGCCAGCAACTATGGGATGAAGCCTATGAGCAATTTAACCTGAAGCCTTTTGCTGGGGGTAACACCGGGGTGCAAATGGCAGGTTGGTTCCGTAAAAAGATTAACTCTTTGGAAGATTTAAAAGGGTTAAAAATGCGTATCCCAGGTTTAGGTGGAGAAGTCCTGAAAAAGCTGGGCGGTGTTCCAGTAAATATTCCAGGAGGAGAATTATTTACAGCCCTACAAACAGGTACGATTGATGCTACTGAATGGGTAGGACCATACAATGACCTGGCATTTGGGCTCTATAAAGCAGCAAAATATTACTATTATCCAGGTTGGCACGAGCCAGGTACAACTCTTGAAGTGATTATTAATAAAAAAGCACTTCAAGAGCTGCCGGAAGATTTACAAGCTATTGTCGAGCAAGCAATAAGAGCATCTAACCAAGATATGCTGGACGAGTACACGGCACGTAATAATCAGGCGCTTAATACCTTGGTTAATGAACATAAAGTTGAGCTCTTGAAGCTACCTGAAGATGTATTGAAACAGTTACATGCAGTCTCGAATGAGGTTGTTCAGGAAGTGGCCAATACCAGTGAAATGACTAAAAAAGTGTATGACTCTTTCACTAAATTTGCTGAACAGTCTCGGGCTTATCATATGATTTCTGAGCAAGCCTTCTACGAAACTCGCACTTTATAA
- a CDS encoding polyhydroxyalkanoic acid system family protein, whose amino-acid sequence MSKINIQRDHGTSKDKAKDAVQKIAEELQQSMGATYEWQQDTLLFKQTGAKGKIVVDDQKVDISIELGLLMKPLKGTIEQQISQRLDKLIG is encoded by the coding sequence ATGTCGAAGATTAATATTCAAAGAGATCACGGTACTTCAAAAGACAAGGCGAAAGATGCCGTGCAAAAAATTGCTGAAGAGTTACAGCAAAGCATGGGTGCTACTTATGAATGGCAACAGGATACGCTGTTATTCAAGCAAACAGGTGCTAAAGGCAAAATTGTAGTCGATGACCAAAAAGTCGATATTAGTATTGAATTAGGCTTGTTGATGAAGCCATTAAAAGGCACCATTGAGCAACAGATTAGTCAACGATTGGATAAATTAATCGGTTAG
- a CDS encoding TetR/AcrR family transcriptional regulator, with translation MKTRERILSTSLQLFNDFGEPNITTIDISNEMEISPGNLYYHFQGKDAIILELYLRFEHDLIELLESPSRNELAVDDYWLYLHIIFETIQNYRFLYRDLSNLLAKYKKIQARFNRLISRKKQMFIDICQKLKKADFLMATEEEIEALADNAVVIATFWLNYQVMRHKNAYDSSYISQGIYQVITLIAPYLVAEQKVHVQTICRMYKDKGYLLRD, from the coding sequence ATGAAAACACGAGAAAGGATTCTCTCAACGAGTCTGCAATTATTTAATGATTTTGGTGAGCCAAATATCACCACGATAGACATTTCTAATGAAATGGAAATCAGTCCTGGTAATCTTTACTATCACTTCCAGGGTAAGGATGCCATTATTCTTGAGCTTTATCTGCGCTTTGAACATGACCTGATAGAGTTATTAGAGTCTCCTTCACGAAATGAGCTGGCCGTAGATGACTACTGGTTGTATTTACATATTATTTTCGAAACCATCCAAAACTATCGTTTTCTTTATAGAGATCTGTCAAATTTACTGGCTAAGTATAAAAAAATTCAAGCTAGGTTTAATCGACTGATAAGTCGTAAAAAACAAATGTTTATTGATATATGCCAAAAATTAAAAAAAGCAGATTTTTTAATGGCAACTGAGGAGGAAATAGAAGCTCTGGCAGATAATGCGGTGGTGATTGCAACCTTTTGGTTAAATTATCAGGTTATGCGCCATAAAAATGCATACGACAGTAGTTATATAAGTCAAGGTATCTATCAAGTGATAACATTAATTGCTCCCTATCTAGTTGCTGAGCAAAAAGTGCATGTGCAGACTATCTGTAGAATGTATAAAGATAAAGGGTATCTTTTACGAGATTAA
- a CDS encoding phasin family protein: protein MSDVKTVDKSEEKEKSLLSNIRGSAHKIWLAGLGAYAQYEKLGQEGIRFFETLVKDGEEVQARTQHRMDEMKDKLKSKTTDRLENRINQLRDIFPTTTKDELKELSHQIEELSEAVKALASDKKPATSASRSSSTTKKAVSA from the coding sequence ATGTCAGATGTAAAAACGGTTGATAAATCTGAAGAGAAGGAAAAAAGCTTATTATCTAACATCCGGGGATCTGCTCATAAAATCTGGCTCGCGGGCTTGGGAGCTTATGCTCAGTATGAAAAGCTTGGGCAGGAAGGAATTAGATTTTTTGAAACGCTTGTAAAAGATGGTGAAGAGGTACAAGCGCGCACCCAGCATCGCATGGACGAGATGAAAGATAAACTAAAGTCTAAAACAACCGATAGGCTGGAAAACCGAATAAACCAACTGAGAGATATTTTTCCAACCACCACTAAAGACGAGTTGAAAGAATTATCTCATCAGATTGAAGAGCTTAGTGAAGCAGTAAAAGCACTGGCATCCGACAAAAAGCCGGCTACCAGTGCTAGCCGCAGTAGTAGTACCACTAAGAAGGCTGTTTCAGCCTAG
- a CDS encoding alpha/beta fold hydrolase, translating to MSEAIIKDINERIAKLSETIKKLDNSDQAVAEQLRHILSQGLEVTNREKGEKSGAETSSVANPAMGFNRKDLWSTAGTIVKHAVVNPAASLKQAVGFSKDISQVVLGKFEEPNTKGDRRFKDPTWKENPLYRRYLQAYYIWQQRLQDWVDETDMSKEDSRRAKFIISLLTDALSPSNTLLNPEVIKRVFETGGTSLEKGLVHLLEDIKTNGGMPSQVKQGVFKVGDNLGLSEGSVVFRNEILELIQYKPATEKALTTPVLIIPPQINKFFVFDLTPDKSFVQFCVKSGLQTFIISWRNPLPEHRHWGLEQYILATNEAVNAVQEITASDKINLVGTCSGGITSATLAGYLAAKGDSPVNTITQLVSVLDTNIDSDITLFATDKALELVRKISEKQGVLEGKDMAKAFAWLRPNDLIWNYWVNNYLLGKEPPAFDVLYWNNDTTRLPAKLHSDFIDLYKQNPLTLPGVLKIGGQAINLKQVVCDSYAVAGINDHITLWEACYRSSQLMGGKREFILSNSGHIQSILNPPSNLKANFYTNSELSADPQLWKKGATFNKGSWWSHWQKWLCSRSGEQKPAAKELGSKQHPPMEAAPGLYVHD from the coding sequence ATGAGTGAAGCCATAATAAAAGATATTAATGAGCGGATCGCCAAGCTCAGTGAAACAATCAAGAAGTTGGATAACAGTGATCAAGCTGTTGCAGAGCAATTACGGCATATCTTATCACAGGGCTTAGAGGTTACTAATCGAGAAAAAGGAGAAAAATCGGGGGCCGAAACATCATCAGTAGCAAATCCTGCCATGGGCTTTAATCGAAAAGATTTATGGTCTACAGCTGGAACTATCGTTAAGCACGCGGTAGTGAATCCCGCTGCGAGTTTGAAACAGGCCGTTGGCTTTAGTAAAGATATCTCTCAAGTGGTATTAGGAAAGTTTGAAGAGCCCAATACTAAAGGTGACCGCCGCTTTAAAGATCCTACTTGGAAAGAAAATCCACTTTATCGGCGTTATTTGCAAGCATATTACATATGGCAGCAACGCTTGCAAGACTGGGTTGATGAAACAGATATGAGCAAGGAAGATAGTCGGCGAGCAAAGTTTATTATTTCCCTGCTTACAGATGCGTTATCACCTTCTAATACTCTACTTAACCCTGAAGTGATTAAACGAGTATTTGAAACTGGTGGCACGAGTTTAGAAAAAGGCCTAGTGCACTTGCTGGAAGATATAAAAACCAATGGAGGGATGCCCTCACAAGTAAAACAAGGGGTATTTAAAGTAGGTGATAACTTAGGTTTGTCTGAAGGTTCGGTAGTTTTTCGTAATGAAATTTTAGAGCTGATTCAATACAAACCAGCAACAGAAAAAGCATTAACGACGCCTGTACTAATCATTCCACCGCAAATCAATAAGTTTTTTGTGTTTGATTTGACACCAGATAAAAGCTTTGTACAGTTTTGTGTTAAATCAGGCTTGCAAACGTTTATCATCAGTTGGCGTAACCCTTTGCCAGAGCATCGCCATTGGGGGTTAGAGCAATATATACTGGCCACTAACGAAGCTGTAAATGCTGTGCAGGAGATAACAGCAAGCGACAAAATTAATCTGGTTGGTACTTGTTCTGGTGGTATCACTTCGGCTACGTTGGCAGGCTATCTAGCAGCTAAAGGCGATAGCCCTGTTAATACTATTACCCAGTTGGTGAGTGTATTAGATACCAATATCGATTCAGACATTACTTTATTTGCTACGGATAAAGCACTGGAATTAGTAAGAAAAATATCAGAAAAGCAAGGTGTTTTAGAAGGTAAAGATATGGCCAAAGCGTTTGCTTGGCTAAGGCCAAATGATTTAATTTGGAATTATTGGGTTAATAATTATCTACTAGGTAAAGAGCCACCCGCTTTTGATGTGCTTTACTGGAATAATGATACTACGCGTTTACCTGCAAAGCTGCACAGTGACTTTATTGACCTCTATAAGCAAAACCCATTGACTTTGCCTGGTGTGTTAAAAATTGGTGGACAAGCGATCAATTTAAAACAAGTGGTGTGTGATAGCTATGCGGTAGCAGGCATTAATGACCATATCACCCTTTGGGAGGCATGTTATCGCTCAAGTCAATTAATGGGGGGGAAACGAGAGTTTATTTTAAGTAATAGTGGCCATATTCAAAGTATTTTGAACCCACCATCTAATCTAAAGGCAAATTTTTATACTAATAGTGAATTATCAGCTGATCCCCAGCTGTGGAAAAAAGGAGCGACCTTTAATAAAGGTAGCTGGTGGTCTCATTGGCAAAAATGGTTATGCAGTCGCTCTGGTGAGCAAAAACCAGCTGCAAAAGAACTTGGTAGTAAACAGCATCCGCCAATGGAGGCTGCACCAGGGCTTTATGTCCATGACTAA
- the phaZ gene encoding poly(3-hydroxyalkanoate) depolymerase, producing the protein METTFSTNIREPMRVRFKTLDIDGQILRVAIRPGSSDILPLLVFNGIGANLELIKPFADELEGIEVIAFDAPGTGGSSTPKLPYRFPGLVRLVSKMLDELNYGQVNILGVSWGGALAQQFAYDHPYRCNRLVLAATSMGSVAIPAKLTVLLKMASPRRYVQSSYMEKIAASIYGGAFRRNSRLITNHSLKIRSPSGIGYYYQILAGAGWTSFHWLHQIKQPTLILAGDDDPIIPLANAKLMARLISNSELRVIRCGHLFLLTRTKEIAPIVIDFLNDNKNRLTNPERTKVATTITAPEMSIENTNITELKESSIKDSKQAEVVNKNDVNGANTDSPSPIKEQMTKVQKVEPGGTAAENKPPD; encoded by the coding sequence TTGGAAACTACATTCTCAACTAATATTCGCGAACCCATGCGGGTTCGCTTTAAAACCCTGGATATTGATGGGCAGATTTTACGGGTTGCTATTCGTCCTGGTAGCTCGGATATTTTACCATTATTAGTATTTAATGGTATTGGAGCAAACCTGGAGTTAATCAAACCCTTTGCAGATGAGTTGGAAGGGATTGAAGTGATAGCATTTGATGCACCAGGTACTGGTGGCTCTTCTACTCCAAAGTTGCCTTATCGATTTCCTGGGCTAGTTAGGTTGGTCAGCAAAATGCTGGATGAATTAAATTACGGCCAGGTGAATATATTGGGAGTATCCTGGGGAGGAGCACTTGCTCAGCAATTTGCTTATGATCACCCTTATCGTTGTAATCGATTAGTGTTAGCCGCTACATCGATGGGAAGTGTAGCCATTCCAGCGAAATTAACCGTTTTACTTAAAATGGCCAGTCCCCGCCGTTATGTGCAGTCTAGTTATATGGAAAAAATAGCGGCTAGCATTTATGGCGGGGCATTTCGTCGCAACTCACGACTAATAACAAACCATTCCTTAAAGATACGTTCGCCCAGTGGTATAGGTTATTATTATCAGATTCTGGCGGGTGCTGGCTGGACCAGTTTTCATTGGTTACACCAAATTAAGCAGCCTACCTTAATTCTTGCCGGAGATGATGACCCAATTATTCCATTAGCTAATGCAAAATTAATGGCTCGCTTAATTTCAAACTCAGAGCTTAGGGTAATAAGATGTGGCCATTTGTTTTTATTAACAAGAACAAAAGAAATTGCACCAATAGTAATTGACTTTTTAAATGATAATAAGAATCGCCTGACTAATCCAGAGCGAACTAAAGTAGCGACTACCATTACTGCACCTGAAATGTCTATCGAAAATACTAACATAACTGAGCTGAAAGAAAGCTCAATTAAAGATTCTAAACAGGCAGAGGTAGTCAATAAAAATGATGTAAATGGTGCGAATACTGATAGCCCTAGCCCTATCAAAGAGCAAATGACTAAAGTGCAAAAAGTCGAACCAGGAGGTACAGCAGCAGAAAATAAGCCTCCTGACTAG
- a CDS encoding MaoC family dehydratase: MASNAELALEIFKANEGIEDGVGDWLLIDQERINKFADATLDHQFIHVDTEKSAKHSPFKKTIAHGFLTLSLVTHLSQTVKSKIPEAFNNLALMVNYGLDKVRFTAPVLVDSKVRANRQLISAELKDPKTIQLKQKITVEVEGQDKPACVAEVVFRLIYL, translated from the coding sequence ATGGCTAGCAATGCCGAACTCGCGTTAGAAATATTTAAAGCAAATGAAGGAATAGAAGATGGTGTTGGCGATTGGTTATTAATCGACCAAGAACGTATTAATAAGTTTGCTGATGCCACTTTAGACCACCAGTTTATTCATGTAGATACTGAAAAGTCGGCGAAACACTCTCCTTTTAAAAAGACCATTGCTCACGGTTTCCTTACCCTATCATTAGTCACTCACTTATCTCAAACCGTAAAAAGCAAGATACCTGAAGCATTTAATAACCTTGCTTTAATGGTTAATTATGGGCTGGATAAAGTACGTTTCACTGCCCCAGTATTAGTTGATTCAAAAGTCAGAGCTAATCGACAGTTGATCTCTGCCGAGTTAAAAGACCCTAAAACAATTCAATTAAAGCAAAAGATTACAGTTGAAGTAGAAGGCCAAGATAAGCCAGCCTGTGTTGCAGAAGTTGTATTCAGGCTTATTTATTTATAA
- a CDS encoding M16 family metallopeptidase, producing the protein MVQLRRSLLALSVCALLSGGYAITTTANTSAKSYSQTISLPTIQYEKFSLPNGLTVIVHEDRKAPVVAVNVWYKVGSKDEVPGKTGFAHLFEHLMFQGSENYKGEFFEPFEKAGATDQNGTTNSDRTNYFETVPTNALDMALWMESDRMGHFLGSITKDKLDEQRGVVQNEKRQGENQPYGKVWELITKASFPAGHPYSWETIGSMEDLNAASLEDVKAWFKQYYGPNNAILVLSGDIDVATAKSKALKYFGDIPPGPSITKAHSWIAPLTENKRFSMTDRVPQSRLIMVWNTPATGTKQAEQMSLVADLLASGKQSRLYKRLVHDDKIASSVSVFNHSRQLAGQLFIMADAKPGVSLAKLERAIKEELSRLQNDGPTLDELALVKTQQAASFIRQLERVGGFGGKSDILAAGEFYANEPGFYLKSYEYQKNTSSKDIRRVMKQWLTKGNVIVEVEPASKLSKTKSTVNRSKIPGAGEVKPFKLPEVNQVTLSNGLKVLLASRPGTSTVEMEWIFDAGYAADAQHSPGTANFTLAMMKEGTKSKDSIALDKALSKLGAGISVGSSVDSSSIALSALKDNINKSIALAADVIQNPAFRATDFDRLRSNWLDSIAQEKARPFSTALRVLPQLLYGVDHAYSTPWTGSGTEESITQLNTGDLAKFHKQWIRPDNAQLVVVGDIDMEELKPLLEKQIGKWQAPKTPIPAKNLAKAVSGQDTQIYLVDKPDAIQSTIIAGQLLPSSQDERSLALNVANTILGGQFSARLNMNLREDKHWSYGAYSKLNSAVGQRPFIMYASVQTDKTSPALQELQKEVQQYISKKPASAEELKKVKDNWLRSKAGAYETNGALLSAITGLLAVNRPLEQLYNFDQLVSKISLKDVQQVSQELLKPNKLTWVVIGDLKKIEPTINKLKLGKVTKLDKNGKPI; encoded by the coding sequence ATGGTACAACTACGCCGCTCGTTGTTGGCTTTATCAGTGTGTGCACTACTTAGTGGTGGCTATGCCATAACAACAACGGCAAATACTTCTGCCAAAAGTTATAGCCAAACCATTAGCTTACCTACAATCCAATATGAAAAGTTTAGCTTACCTAATGGTCTAACCGTTATTGTTCATGAAGACCGCAAAGCTCCAGTTGTCGCAGTCAATGTGTGGTACAAAGTAGGCTCTAAAGATGAAGTACCAGGTAAAACAGGCTTCGCCCATTTATTTGAACACTTGATGTTTCAAGGCTCGGAAAACTATAAAGGCGAGTTCTTTGAGCCGTTTGAAAAGGCTGGAGCCACCGACCAAAACGGCACCACTAATAGCGACAGAACTAATTACTTTGAAACAGTGCCCACCAATGCACTCGATATGGCCTTATGGATGGAGTCTGACCGTATGGGACACTTCCTTGGTAGTATCACTAAAGACAAGTTAGACGAGCAACGTGGTGTAGTACAAAATGAAAAGCGCCAAGGTGAGAATCAGCCTTATGGTAAAGTGTGGGAATTAATTACTAAAGCCAGTTTTCCTGCAGGGCATCCTTACTCATGGGAAACCATTGGCTCAATGGAAGATTTGAATGCAGCAAGCCTTGAAGATGTAAAGGCTTGGTTTAAGCAATACTATGGTCCCAATAATGCTATTTTAGTGCTTTCTGGTGATATAGATGTCGCCACTGCTAAGTCTAAAGCATTAAAGTATTTTGGTGATATTCCTCCTGGCCCGTCTATCACTAAAGCCCATAGCTGGATAGCTCCTTTAACAGAAAACAAACGGTTCAGTATGACTGACCGAGTACCACAGTCACGTTTAATAATGGTCTGGAATACACCTGCAACAGGGACCAAACAGGCAGAACAAATGTCTTTAGTTGCTGACCTACTCGCTTCTGGAAAACAGTCACGACTTTATAAACGATTAGTGCACGACGATAAAATAGCATCGTCTGTTAGTGTATTTAACCATAGCAGACAGCTAGCTGGTCAACTATTTATCATGGCTGATGCCAAGCCTGGTGTTTCACTAGCCAAGCTAGAACGTGCTATTAAAGAAGAGTTGTCGCGTTTACAAAATGATGGGCCTACCTTAGACGAGCTAGCTTTGGTCAAAACTCAGCAAGCTGCTAGTTTCATCCGACAGCTAGAACGAGTAGGTGGCTTTGGTGGCAAGTCTGATATTTTAGCGGCTGGAGAGTTTTACGCCAACGAACCTGGTTTTTATTTGAAGTCCTATGAATATCAAAAAAATACATCTTCTAAAGATATCCGTAGGGTAATGAAACAGTGGCTTACTAAAGGCAATGTCATTGTTGAAGTAGAACCAGCCTCTAAATTAAGCAAAACCAAGTCAACTGTTAACCGCAGTAAGATACCTGGTGCAGGAGAAGTCAAACCATTCAAACTACCAGAAGTCAATCAAGTTACATTAAGCAATGGCTTAAAAGTGCTCTTGGCAAGCCGACCAGGCACTTCCACAGTAGAAATGGAGTGGATATTTGATGCAGGTTATGCAGCTGATGCACAACACTCACCAGGCACTGCCAACTTTACATTGGCAATGATGAAAGAAGGCACCAAAAGTAAAGATAGTATTGCTCTCGACAAAGCCTTAAGTAAATTAGGTGCAGGCATTAGTGTTGGCTCATCGGTTGACAGCTCTTCGATTGCTTTAAGTGCACTTAAAGATAACATAAACAAGAGTATTGCCTTAGCTGCAGATGTTATCCAAAACCCTGCTTTTCGAGCTACTGACTTTGATCGACTGCGTTCAAACTGGCTGGATAGTATTGCTCAAGAAAAGGCTAGACCTTTCAGCACTGCTTTACGGGTACTACCACAACTGTTGTATGGGGTAGATCATGCCTACAGCACACCATGGACTGGTTCTGGTACTGAAGAATCTATTACTCAACTAAATACTGGTGATTTAGCCAAATTCCATAAACAGTGGATTCGCCCAGATAATGCCCAACTTGTCGTTGTTGGCGATATTGATATGGAAGAACTGAAGCCATTATTAGAGAAACAAATAGGTAAATGGCAAGCACCTAAAACTCCTATCCCAGCTAAAAATCTAGCCAAAGCGGTTAGCGGTCAAGATACCCAAATTTACCTAGTCGATAAGCCAGATGCCATCCAATCAACCATTATTGCCGGGCAACTATTACCATCTTCTCAAGATGAGCGTTCATTAGCCCTAAATGTTGCTAATACCATTTTAGGTGGTCAATTTAGTGCCCGACTTAATATGAACTTGCGTGAAGATAAGCATTGGTCTTATGGTGCTTATAGCAAACTAAACAGCGCTGTTGGACAACGGCCTTTTATCATGTATGCCTCAGTGCAAACCGATAAAACCTCTCCTGCATTGCAAGAGCTACAAAAGGAAGTACAACAGTATATTTCTAAAAAACCCGCTTCAGCTGAAGAACTAAAAAAAGTCAAAGATAACTGGCTACGAAGCAAAGCAGGCGCATACGAAACCAATGGTGCTTTATTATCAGCAATTACTGGTTTATTAGCAGTAAATCGCCCACTTGAGCAACTGTATAATTTTGATCAGTTAGTAAGTAAAATTTCATTAAAAGATGTACAGCAAGTTTCTCAAGAACTGCTTAAACCAAATAAATTAACTTGGGTGGTTATTGGTGACCTGAAGAAAATAGAGCCAACCATTAACAAGCTTAAGTTAGGTAAAGTAACCAAGCTGGATAAAAATGGTAAGCCTATATAA
- a CDS encoding methyl-accepting chemotaxis protein, whose amino-acid sequence MLISAISYITTDRLIQSELGSFRKTLLEEKQTELKGYIDMAKTAISHVYNSNDASAKESALKIIRQIRYGENGYIFAFQYDGLTVAHGAKPELEGKNLINLKDPNGVPLIKLLSEAAQKGGGYVEYQWDKPGSKTPEPKLSYAIPLEKWQIFIGTGFYIDGIDKTISELRVNAEAAKQQTLMTILGVGSVAVIILGFCSILVTNSITRPIKDTVELMCDISEGEGDLTKRLEDNGQSEMGKLAEAFNTFVAKLQDIIKKVADASSHINEASSEINTVVQANSKQMNAQASETEQVATAINEMSLTAQEIAASATQAADEATNAQTSALKGNEIVLNAINSITSLADQLQEAEKVMDALGNETENIGSVLGVIGSIAEQTNLLALNAAIEAARAGEQGRGFAVVADEVRTLASRTQSSTQEIHEMITRLQHQSSTAVKVMKVSRELSDSTSRQAEEAGESLTAIKDSIGVITEMNHQIATASEEQTSVIEEINKNITRIADAVSEMSHGMEASSDNSNRLHAMGQELNSLVKQFRV is encoded by the coding sequence ATGCTTATTAGTGCTATCAGCTATATAACAACTGATAGGCTGATACAGTCAGAGCTTGGTAGCTTCAGAAAAACACTCCTTGAAGAAAAACAGACCGAACTAAAAGGGTATATAGACATGGCAAAAACAGCAATTAGCCATGTGTATAATAGCAATGATGCTTCTGCAAAAGAGTCAGCACTTAAAATAATCAGACAAATACGATATGGCGAGAATGGTTATATATTTGCATTTCAATACGATGGTTTGACCGTTGCGCATGGAGCAAAACCAGAGTTAGAAGGAAAAAATCTAATTAATTTAAAGGACCCAAATGGTGTTCCATTAATTAAGTTATTAAGTGAGGCTGCTCAAAAAGGGGGGGGGTATGTAGAGTATCAATGGGATAAACCTGGCTCTAAAACACCAGAGCCAAAACTCAGTTATGCAATTCCACTAGAGAAGTGGCAAATCTTTATAGGGACGGGGTTTTATATAGATGGCATAGATAAAACAATCAGTGAGCTAAGAGTCAATGCAGAAGCAGCAAAACAACAGACACTGATGACTATTTTAGGAGTAGGCAGTGTTGCGGTTATTATTTTAGGCTTTTGCTCAATTTTAGTAACTAACTCAATTACGCGTCCTATTAAAGACACTGTAGAGTTAATGTGTGATATTTCGGAGGGTGAGGGTGATCTCACGAAGCGGCTTGAAGATAATGGCCAATCGGAAATGGGTAAATTAGCTGAAGCCTTTAATACGTTTGTTGCCAAGTTGCAGGATATTATCAAAAAAGTGGCAGATGCATCATCACATATAAATGAAGCAAGCTCAGAAATAAATACTGTGGTACAAGCAAACAGCAAACAAATGAATGCCCAAGCTTCTGAAACTGAACAGGTTGCAACAGCAATAAATGAAATGTCGTTAACGGCACAAGAGATAGCGGCGAGTGCAACACAAGCAGCTGATGAAGCTACAAATGCGCAAACAAGCGCATTAAAAGGCAATGAGATAGTGTTAAATGCAATCAACTCTATTACTTCGCTCGCAGATCAACTCCAAGAAGCAGAAAAAGTAATGGACGCACTTGGAAATGAAACAGAAAATATAGGCTCTGTATTGGGCGTCATTGGTAGTATTGCAGAGCAAACTAACCTATTAGCTTTAAATGCAGCGATTGAAGCGGCGCGTGCAGGTGAGCAAGGTAGAGGATTTGCAGTGGTTGCAGATGAAGTAAGAACACTAGCAAGTAGAACTCAAAGCAGCACACAAGAAATACACGAAATGATTACCCGGCTACAACACCAGTCCTCTACTGCTGTGAAAGTGATGAAAGTAAGCCGTGAGTTAAGTGATAGCACTTCACGACAAGCAGAAGAAGCGGGTGAGTCACTAACAGCAATAAAAGACTCGATTGGTGTTATTACTGAAATGAATCATCAAATAGCAACGGCTTCAGAGGAACAAACCTCAGTTATTGAAGAAATTAATAAAAATATTACTAGAATTGCAGATGCAGTAAGTGAAATGTCACATGGTATGGAAGCCAGTAGTGACAACTCAAATCGCCTTCATGCCATGGGGCAGGAGCTGAATAGCTTAGTAAAACAGTTTCGAGTGTAA